A stretch of the Dioscorea cayenensis subsp. rotundata cultivar TDr96_F1 chromosome 4, TDr96_F1_v2_PseudoChromosome.rev07_lg8_w22 25.fasta, whole genome shotgun sequence genome encodes the following:
- the LOC120258537 gene encoding haloacid dehalogenase-like hydrolase domain-containing protein Sgpp: MPVLESTCSLAKLAPLEAVLFDIDGTLCDTDPVHHYAFREMLLEIGYNNGVPIDEDFFVKNIAGGHNEDIASRLFPDWDHEKAMKFMDDKEEYFRKLAPEQLKAVNGLHKLCKWIEDHGIKRAAVTNAPRPNAELMISLLGLTDFFQLVVVGSECERAKPFPDPYLKALEVLNLSREHTFVFEDSPSGIKAGVAAGLPVIGLPTRNPEELLTNAGATFLIKDYDDPKLWSALEELEKAAAA; encoded by the exons ATGCCTGTTCTTGAGAG CACTTGTTCATTGGCTAAACTTGCTCCTCTTGAAGCAGTTTTGTTTGATATTGATGGAACATTATGTGATACAGATCCTGTCCATCATTATGCTTTCCGAGAAATGTTACTAGAG ATTGGTTACAACAATGGGGTCCCTATAGATGAAGACTTCTTTGTCAAGAATATTGCTGGCGGGCACAATGAAGACATTGCCAGCAGACTATTTCCTGACTGGGATCATGAGAAGGCAATGAAATTCATGGATGATAAGGAAGAGTATTTCCGCAA GCTTGCACCAGAGCAGTTGAAAGCGGTAAATGGTCTCCATAAATTGTGTAAATGGATTGAGGATCATGGTATAAAGCGTGCAGCAGTCACAAATGCTCCAAGGCCCAATGCAGAACTAATGATCTCGCTTCTTGGTCTCACGGACTTCTTCCAACTTGTTGTGGTTGGTAGTGAGTGTGAGAGGGCCAAACCCTTTCCAGATCCGTATTTGAAGGCTCTTGAAGTCCTCAATCTCTCCCGGGAGCACACTTTTGTTTTTGAG GATTCACCCTCAGGGATAAAAGCTGGCGTGGCAGCTGGATTGCCTGTGATTGGCCTACCGACGAGAAATCCTGAGGAGCTCTTGACAAATGCCGGAGCCACTTTCCTCATTAAGGATTATGATGACCCGAAGCTTTGGAGTGCATTGGAAGAGCTTGAGAAAGCTGCAGCAGCTTAA
- the LOC120257905 gene encoding LOW QUALITY PROTEIN: uncharacterized protein LOC120257905 (The sequence of the model RefSeq protein was modified relative to this genomic sequence to represent the inferred CDS: deleted 3 bases in 2 codons) yields the protein MVMTSVPWRPVFVSVKPRALRRHAVRAFGRGDFEGFARRVASGEALKDAWKGANEGFETLAFESRRIAERLDRRFAISRRLDTAAQAAAARARELDQELGIARRWRSFSVDFSRNWPRYRKELSNFLETPLGRGFATIFFLWLLLSGWLFRFFIFATWILPFAAPLLIGTFANSFAIEGSCPACKRRFVGYRNQIIRCAGCRNIVWQPGNDFSSRGGGSRPNPSDPDIIDIEIEEK from the exons ATGGTGATGACGAGCGTGCCATGGCGCCCTGTCTTTGTTTCCGTGAAGCCACGAGCTCTGCGGCGGCACGCCGTGCGAGCGTTCGGGCGGGGCGACTTCGAAGGCTTCGCGCGGCGGGTGGCCTCCGGCGAGGCCCTGAAGGACGCCTGGAAAGGAGCCAACGAAGGGTTTGAAACCTTAGCATTCGAGTCCCGGAGAATCGCTGAGCGTCTCGACCGCAGGTTTGCTATTTCCCGCCGCCTCGACACTGCTGCACAGGCCGCTGCCGCCCGTGCCCGCGAGCTGGACCAGGAGCTAGGGATTGCGCGTCGATGGCGCTCCTTTTCTGTGGATTTCTCGCGCAACTGGCCCAGG TACAGGAAAGAGCTGAGTAATTTTCTTGAGACTCCTCTGGGCAGGGGTTTTGCT ACAATCTTCTTCCTCTGG TTGCTTTTATCCGGGTGGTTGTTTAGGTTCTTTATTTTT GCAACATGGATACTGCCATTTGCTGCTCCTTTACTTATTGGAACATTTGCCAACAGCTTTGCTATTGAG GGTTCTTGCCCAGCATGTAAGAGGCGGTTTGTGGGCTATCGTAACCAGATCATCCGCTGCGCAGGCTGCAGAAACATTGTATGGCAACCAGGAAATGATTTTTCAAGTAGAGGAGGTGGAAGTCGGCCAAATCCTTCTGACCCTGATATCATTGATATTGAGATTGAGGAGAAGTAA
- the LOC120258440 gene encoding LOW QUALITY PROTEIN: NAD-dependent malic enzyme 62 kDa isoform, mitochondrial (The sequence of the model RefSeq protein was modified relative to this genomic sequence to represent the inferred CDS: deleted 1 base in 1 codon) produces the protein MAFLELRRSLSSSLLLLRGLRAAALARSRPYTTCEGSRPTIVHKRSVDILHDPWFNKGTAFSMTERDRLDLRGLLPPNVFTTQQQIDRFMADLKRFQVSARDGPSDTNALAKWRILNRLHDRNETMYYKVLIDNIEEYAPIVYTPTVGLACQNYSGLYRRPRGMYFSAADRGEMMSMVYNWPADQVDMIVVTDGSRILGLGDLGVQGIGISIGKLDLYVAAAGINPQRVLPVMIDVGTNNEKLLKDPLYLGLQQHRLDGEDYLSVIDEFMEAVFTRWPNVIVQFEDFQSKWAFKLLQRCRDTYRMFNDDVQGTAGVAIAGLLGAVRAQGRPMIDFPKQKIVVAGAGSAGIGVVNAARKTMARMLGNNESAFESAKSQFWVVDAMGLITEERANIDPEALPFARKIKEVGHQGLREGASLVEVVKKVKPDVLLGLSAVGGLFSKEVLEALKDSSSTRPAIFAMSNPTKNAECTPPEAFSIVGDHAIFASGSPFCDVNLGNGKIGHSNQGNNMYLFPGIGLGTLLSGARVISDGMLQAAAECLAAYMKDEEVLNGIIYPSISCIRDITKEVAAAVVREAVAEDLAEGYRDMDARELRSLSKEETLVYVQKNMWNPIYPTLVYKME, from the exons atgGCGTTCTTGGAGCTCAGGCGCTCCCTCTCCTCctcactcctcctcctccgcggTCTCAGAGCTGCTGCGTTGGCGAGATCCAGACCCTACACCACCTGCGAAGGCTCTCGCCCCACCATTGTGCACAAGCGCAGCGTCGACATCCTCCATGACCCTTGGTTCAACAAG GGTACAGCGTTCTCGATGACCGAGCGAGATCGGCTGGATCTACGCGGCCTTCTCCCTCCCAATGTTTTTACCACGCAGCAGCAGATCGATCGTTTCA TGGCTGATCTGAAAAGGTTTCAAGTGAGCGCTAGAGATGGGCCATCTGACACCAATGCATTGGCGAAGTGGCGCATACTTAACAGGCTGCATGACAGGAATGAGACGATGTACTACAAA GTCTTGATTGATAATATAGAGGAATATGCACCTATAGTATATACACCAACTGTTGGACTTGCTTGCCAGAACTATAGTGGGTTGTACAGGAGACCAAGGGGGATGTATTTCAGTGCAGCAGATCGTGGGGAAATGATGTCCATGGTTTATAATTGGCCAGCTGATCAG GTTGATATGATTGTTGTAACAGATGGAAGTAGAATTCTAGGGCTTGGTGATCTTGGGGTTCAAGGTATTGGCATTTCAATTGGAAAGTTGGATTTATATGTTGCTGCTGCTGGAATAAACCCTCAGAGG GTCCTACCCGTTATGATTGATGTTGGTACTAACAATGAGAAGCTTCTTAAAGATCCACTTT ATCTAGGACTTCAACAGCATCGTCTTGATGGGGAAGACTACCTCTCTGTGATTGATGAATTTATGGAAGCTGTATTTACGCGTTGGCCTAACGTCATTGTTCAG TTTGAGGATTTTCAAAGCAAATGGGCATTCAAGTTATTGCAACGGTGCAGAGATACATATAGGATGTTTAATGATGATGTCCAG GGAACTGCTGGTGTTGCAATAGCTGGTCTTCTAGGAGCTGTAAGGGCTCAAGGAAGACCTATGATAGActtcccaaaacaaaaaattgttgTTGCTGGTGCTGGGAG TGCAGGGATAGGAGTTGTCAATGCTGCTAGGAAAACCATGGCCAGAATGCTTGGAAACAATGAGTCTGCTTTTGAAAGTGCAAAGAGCCAATTTTGGGTGGTTGATGCCATG GGTCTGATAACTGAGGAGCGTGCAAATATTGATCCAGAGGCTTTGCCATTTGCAAGAAAGATCAAAGAAGTGGGCCATCAGGGTTTGAGGGAAGGTGCAAGCTTAGTTGAAGTG GTCAAAAAAGTAAAGCCTGACGTTCTTCTTGGGTTATCCGCGGTTGGCGGTTTGTTCTCTAAGGAG GTCTTGGAGGCCCTCAAGGATTCATCTTCTACTAGACCAGCGATATTTGCTATGTCAAATCCCACAAAGAATG CGGAATGCACCCCGCCAGAAGCATTTTCCATCGTTGGTGACCATGCTATATTTGCAAGTGGAAGCCCATTCTGTGATGTGAATCTTG GGAATGGCAAGATCGGCCACTCCAACCAGGGAAATAACATGTATCTCTTTCCGGG AATTGGCCTTGGTACCCTTCTATCTGGAGCACGTGTTATATCTGATGGTATGCTTCAAGCAGCAGCTGAATG CCTTGCCGCATACATGAAAGATGAAGAGGTTCTGAATGGGATCATATATCCTTCGATATCCTG CATACGTGACATAACG AAGGAGGTGGCTGCAGCTGTGGTGAGAGAAGCGGTGGCTGAAGATCTAGCTGAAGGGTACCGTGACATGGATGCTAGGGAACTCCGTAGTCTCAGCAAG GAGGAAACTTTAGTgtatgtgcaaaagaacatgtgGAATCCCATCTATCCAACCTTGGTCTACAAGATGGAATGA
- the LOC120259275 gene encoding LOW QUALITY PROTEIN: expansin-like B1 (The sequence of the model RefSeq protein was modified relative to this genomic sequence to represent the inferred CDS: deleted 1 base in 1 codon), whose protein sequence is MAISSSSKLLVLHFLFALYLCQSPARADTTAFIHSRAAYYPNSDQQGTSDGACGYKTFGATLNGGDVSAASNLYRNGVGCGACYQVRCTGNSLCSPNGVTIVITDQGASGNTDFILSQHAFSKMGLTADAGASLLSLGVVDIEYRRISCSWPNKNITFKIDEASNFPGYLAFLIEYQQGAKDITAVQICETVNLTCKLLNRSYGTVWTANPPPSGPLLIKMLVSGDEDGDETWLVPINTIPENWKAGDSYDSGVQLN, encoded by the exons atggctatctcttcttcttccaaaCTCCTTGTTCTCCACTTCTTATTTGCTCTTTATTTATGCCAATCTCCTGCAAGAGCTGACACTACTGCTTTTATTCATTCAAGGGCTGCCTACTACCCAAATTCTGATCAACAAGGAACTTCAG ATGGTGCATGTGGGTATAAAACTTTTGGAGCAACACTCAATGGTGGTGATGTTTCAGCAGCTTCAAATCTCTACAGGAATGGTGTGGGCTGTGGTGCATGCTACCAg GTTAGATGCACAGGTAACAGCCTCTGCTCACCGAACGGAGTAACGATCGTCATAACGGAC CAGGGAGCGAGTGGAAACACCGACTTCATACTGAGCCAGCATGCTTTTTCTAAGATGGGATTAACTGCGGATGCTGGTGCTTCTCTCTTGTCACTTGGAGTAGTAGACATTGAGTACAGGag GATATCATGTAGTTGGCCAAACAAAAATATCACATTCAAGATTGATGAGGCAAGCAACTTCCCAGGCTACTTGGCATTTCTGATAGAGTATCAACAAGGAGCTAAGGACATTACTGCTGTTCAAATCTGTGAG ACTGTGAATTTGACATGCAAGCTGTTGAACCGAAGCTATGGAACAGTGTGGACAGCGAACCCTCCTCCCAGTGGACCATTGTTGATAAAGATGCTTGTGAGTGGTGATGAGGATGGGGATGAGACATGGCTGGTGCCAATTAACACAATACCAGAGAACTGGAAGGCTGGAGATTCATATGACTCTGGAGTGCAATTGAACTAA
- the LOC120258133 gene encoding VAN3-binding protein-like, producing MELPSREKSGQSTERQCPLDYPKSPYHAMEFLSRTWSPSSDDFFKLFTVNNLVPRLEDKNDAKEEHEEHEEGQIQCIQAQELNMGQKKKWPVHEREHQIGKMKLGQPKSWLSRELLKNILKVSPKRRKEELRLHVSQVNAALSVANLAAAISGILANCSLDPNKHGINMMNLINGGHEECDQIKMNSVLASAAALIATVCAEAAESVGAQRAHISSAISSGLQTRTSADMLDLTANAATSLRGVATLERRATSKLYISDDQKMLSNGSKLLIRTPAGKVELRSVRIYLKHSKLILLLGKKLMG from the exons ATGGAGCTACCATCAAGAGAAAAATCAGGACAATCTACAGAAAGACAATGTCCTCTGGATTATCCAAAGAGTCCTTATCATGCAATGGAATTCCTCTCTCGAACTTGGAGCCCTTCATCTGATGACTTCTTTAAGTTATTCACAGTGAAT AATTTAGTGCCCCGTCTTGAAGATAAAAATGATGCAAAAGAAGAGCATGAGGAACATGAAGAAGGTCAAATTCAATGCATCCAAGCTCAAGAATTGAACATGGGACAAAAAAAG AAATGGCCAGTTCATGAAAGAGAACATCAAATTGGCAAG ATGAAATTAGGACAACCAAAGTCATGGTTGAGTAGAGAGCTTctaaaaaatatcttaaaagTAAGtccaaaaagaaggaaagaagagcTTCGGTTGCATGTGTCTCAAGTCAATGCAGCACTCTCTGTAGCAAACTTAGCTGCAGCCATTTCAGGCATCTTAGCTAACTGTTCATTGGATCCAAACAAGCATGGTATAAACATGATGAACTTGATCAATGGAGGTCACGAAGAATGTGATCAAATTAAGATGAATTCAGTTCTTGCTTCAGCTGCAGCCTTGATAGCCACAGTTTGTGCTGAGGCGGCTGAGTCGGTCGGCGCACAAAGAGCTCACATTTCTTCTGCAATCAGCTCCGGACTCCAAACTCGGACTTCTGCCGATATGCTCGATCTCACTGCAAATGCAGCCACAA GTTTAAGAGGAGTGGCAACACTTGAGAGAAGAGCAACATCAAAACTGTATATTTCTGATGATCAGAAGATGCTGTCAAATGGATCAAAACTTCTCATTCGTACACCTGCTG GGAAGGTGGAACTAAGAAGTGTAAGGATATACCTTAAACACAGTAAACTCATTCTGCTACTCGGAAAGAAGCTTATGGGT
- the LOC120258536 gene encoding LOW QUALITY PROTEIN: dynamin-related protein 1E-like (The sequence of the model RefSeq protein was modified relative to this genomic sequence to represent the inferred CDS: deleted 1 base in 1 codon) codes for MATMESLIGLVNRIQRACTVLGDYGGADGALPTLWEALPSVAVVGGQSSGKSSVLESIVGRDFLPRGSGIVTRRPLVLQLHQTEEGQEEYAEFLHLRNRKFTDFSLVRREIQDETDRVTGRRKQISPVPIQLSIYSPNVVNLTMIDLPGLTKVAVEGQPESIVSDIENMVRSYVEKPNSIILAISPANQDIATSDAIKLAREVDPTGERTFGVLTKLDLMDKGTNALDVLEGRSYRLQQPWVGIVNRSQADINKNVDMIAARRNEREYFETSTDYSHLASKMGSEYLAKLLSKHLESVIRSRIPSITSLINKTIDELEKEMDQIGRPVAVDPGAQLYTILELCRAFDRVFKEHLDGGRAGGDRIYGVFDNQLPAALKKLPIDRHLSLQNVRKVVSEADGYQPHLIAPEQGYRRLIEGALSFFRGPAEASVDAVHFVLKELVRKSIGETQELRRFPSLQAELAAASYEALERFREDGRKTALRLVDMEASYLTVEFFRKLPQEMGNLQGYGQGPRSKSRSQPRPGPRSQPKAKVTAKAKPKVKPKAKVTAKAKPKVKPKDQRKRRLLLLIDILRGISGG; via the exons ATGGCGACCATGGAGAGCTTGATCGGGCTTGTTAATCGGATACAGAGGGCGTGCACAGTGCTCGGTGATTATGGCGGTGCTGATGGCGCTTTACCTACGCTTTGGGAGGCGCTACCCTCAGTCGCCGTCGTTGGTGGTCAG AGTTCCGGCAAATCATCGGTGTTGGAGAGTATTGTTGGACGTGATTTTCTTCCCCGTGGATCTG GGATCGTGACCAGGAGACCGCTGGTGTTGCAGCTGCACCAGACGGAGGAAGGACAAGAAGAGTATGCTGAGTTCCTTCACTTGCGTAATAGGAAGTTCACGGATTTCT CGCTTGTGCGTCGAGAAATTCAAGATGAAACTGATAGGGTTACTGGA AGACGAAAACAAATTTCTCCTGTACCCATCCAACTCAGCATTTACTCACCAAATG TTGTGAACTTGACAATGATCGATCTGCCTGGTTTAACCAAGGTTGCTGTAG AGGGACAACCAGAGAGTATTGTTTCAGATATTGAAAACATGGTTCGCTCATATGTAGAGAAG CCGAACAGCATCATATTGGCAATTTCTCCTGCGAACCAAGACATTGCCACATCTGATGCTATTAAACTTGCTCGGGAAGTTGATCCAACAG GAGAACGCACATTTGGAGTTCTGACAAAGCTAGATCTGATGGATAAGGGAACAAATGCACTTGAT GTTCTAGAAGGAAGATCTTACAGGCTGCAGCAGCCTTGGGTGGGAATTGTCAATCGTTCACAGGCAGACATCAATAAGAATGTTGACATGATTGCTGCCAGGAGAAATGAGCGAGAATACTTTGAGACTAGTACCGATTATTCACACTTAGCTAGCAAAATGGGTTCAGAATATCTTGCGAAACTTCTTTCAAAG cATCTGGAGTCTGTAATTAGGTCACGCATACCAAGTATCACATCTTTGATAAACAAAACAATAGATGAACTGGAAAAAGAGATGGATCAAATTGGAAGACCCGTTGCTGTTGATCCAGGG GCGCAATTGTACACCATATTGGAACTCTGTCGTGCTTTTGATCGTGTGTTTAAGGAGCATCTTGATGGAGG GCGAGCTGGTGGTGATCGGATATATGGAGTTTTTGACAATCAACTCCCTGCTGCTTTGAAGAAGCTTCCTATTGATCGGCACCTCTCCCTGCAAAACGTGAGAAAAGTAGTCTCTGAGGCAGATGGTTATCAGCCCCATCTAATTGCTCCTGAGCAAGGTTATCGTCGCCTGATTGAGGGGGCTCTGAGCTTCTTCAGGGGTCCAGCTGAAGCATCTGTGGATGCT GTACACTTTGTTTTGAAGGAACTGGTGAGGAAGTCAATTGGAGAAACTCAG GAATTGAGAAGATTCCCCTCCCTCCAAGCTGAACTAGCTGCTGCCTCGTACGAGGCGTTGGAAAGATTTCGTGAGGATGGTCGGAAGACTGCATTACGGTTAGTTGACATGGAAGCCTCATATCTAACAGTGGAATTCTTTCGTAAGCTCCCACAGGAAATGGGGAACCTCCAAGGCTATGGTCAAGGCCCAAGGTCAAAGTCAAGGTCACAGCCAAGGCCAGGGCCAAGGTCACAGCCCAAGGCCAAGGTCACAGCCAAGGCCAAGCCAAAGGTCAAGCCCAAGGCCAAGGTCACAGCCAAGGCCAAGCCAAAGGTCAAGCCCAAGGACCAGCGCAAGCGCCGTCTGCTTCTATTGATAGATATTCTGAGGGGCATTTCAGGAGGATAG